ATAAATTTATTCTCTATAATTTTACCAATACTAGCGAACACTTTATATTCTTCAGCAAGCTTAGTCCGTATTGCTTGCAAATGATCCATTCCAATATCTATTCTTAAATGACTAGCAAGCTCTTTAATAATTGTTATATCTTCTTTAGCATCTCCTACAGGCGATATTGTTTTTTCTGCTATTTGTGGTCTACCTTCTAAATTTACGTAAATTCCACTCTGCTCAGTATAAGCAGCCGCAGGTAAAATTACATCTGCATTAGTAGCACCTGTTTCCCCGTGATGTCCTTGATATACTATAAAAGCTGATTTAAGTTTATTAAATGGGACTTCATCGCTACCTAATAAATAAGCTAATTTTATTTCCTTTAATTCATCAATCAAGCTATTAAAACCAATATCAAGACCGCCAACTATAGAAGCGTGATTATGCAATATATTAAAACCCTTCCAATCATCACGCATAATATTATATTCAGCTACTATCTTATGAATAAGCGACAATATAGCATATCCATCATCTCTTGCATATACACCGTCACCTACTATAATTATCGGATATTTTGCTGCTTTCAAGACTTTCGTAAACTCGTGAGTACCAATGACTAGCTCCTCAATAATCTTAATATCACTTCCTAAATCCTGAATTTCATAAGTTTGATTATGACCTGCCCCTATTCTTGCTACTTTTAATGAACCTACACGCACCCTTTGCCCTATGCGACTATTTAATATAGGTGCTATTTGTCTTGGATTAGCTCCAATTAATAAACATAAATCCGCTTTTCCTACACCGGCAATAGTTGTGTTAAATAAATAATTTCCTCTCTCACTTGTATCTATTTTATAGTTCAATTGATTAACACTATAATTATTACTACCAAGTTTCTGAAGTAATATTTTTAGCATAAACATTGCTTCAACAGGGGCAAAACAGCCAGCAAAAGCAGCAATTTGTTTAGGGTTAATAGATTTAATTTTATCAGCTATTGTATTTAAAGCTTCACTCCAGCTCGCTTCTACTAATTTACCATTTTTTCTGATATAAGGACAATCTAGACGCTGATATTTTAACCCATCATAACTAAAACGATTTTTATCCGAAATCCATTCTTCATTTATTTCTTCATTAACACGGGGTAATATTCTCATTACCTCATCACCTCTACTATCAATACGAATATTAGAACCTTCAGCATCATGCACACCTATAGAATTTGTGTGTCTTAGCTCCCATTTACGGGCTTTAAATGCATATGGCTTAGAGTTCAAAGCACCAACGGGACAAATATCAATCATATTACCAGAAATTTCTGAATCGAGAGCTTGTTCTAGATAAGAAGTTACTTCCATGTGTTCTCCACGATGAATAGCTCCCATTTCTTCTATTCCCGCTATATCATTGGCAAATCTAATACATCTAGTGCATTGTATACATCTAGTCATCGCTGTTTTAATCAGCGGACCCATATATTTATCTTTAATAGATCTTTTATTTTCATGAAATCTAGTAGTACCTCTACCGTATCTAAAAGCTTGATCCTGCAAATCACACTCACCACCCTGATCACAAATAGGACAATCTAAAGGATGGTTAATCAGCAGAAACTCCATCACCCCTTCACGGGCTTTCTTAACCATCGGTGTATTGGTATGAATAACCAT
The sequence above is a segment of the Rickettsia sp. Oklahoma-10 genome. Coding sequences within it:
- the nuoG gene encoding NADH-quinone oxidoreductase subunit NuoG, with protein sequence MIKLTIDGSEIEVSEGSTVYQACTQAGKEIPHFCYHERLKIAGNCRMCLVEMEKSPKPIASCAMPVSSGMVIHTNTPMVKKAREGVMEFLLINHPLDCPICDQGGECDLQDQAFRYGRGTTRFHENKRSIKDKYMGPLIKTAMTRCIQCTRCIRFANDIAGIEEMGAIHRGEHMEVTSYLEQALDSEISGNMIDICPVGALNSKPYAFKARKWELRHTNSIGVHDAEGSNIRIDSRGDEVMRILPRVNEEINEEWISDKNRFSYDGLKYQRLDCPYIRKNGKLVEASWSEALNTIADKIKSINPKQIAAFAGCFAPVEAMFMLKILLQKLGSNNYSVNQLNYKIDTSERGNYLFNTTIAGVGKADLCLLIGANPRQIAPILNSRIGQRVRVGSLKVARIGAGHNQTYEIQDLGSDIKIIEELVIGTHEFTKVLKAAKYPIIIVGDGVYARDDGYAILSLIHKIVAEYNIMRDDWKGFNILHNHASIVGGLDIGFNSLIDELKEIKLAYLLGSDEVPFNKLKSAFIVYQGHHGETGATNADVILPAAAYTEQSGIYVNLEGRPQIAEKTISPVGDAKEDITIIKELASHLRIDIGMDHLQAIRTKLAEEYKVFASIGKIIENKFIKFRSKDKLLKEPITAEPINYYMTDIISKNSVTMAKCVEAKQMRENRVLSSRT